The Juglans regia cultivar Chandler chromosome 6, Walnut 2.0, whole genome shotgun sequence genome contains the following window.
TGAATTTCATCCCAGAAAGTCGTTCGAATACCCACAAAAACCTTTCGAACAataaatatgttcgaacatctACTTCATGGGTGGTCGATCGATACCTATCCATTCAACCTAATAGATATGaggaaacgttcgaacaaaaaaattaatgattgaacgtaaattatattagtttttgGAATTGAATAACAGGTTCGAACGTGTTATGAACGAAAAGAGTGAGTTGCATGTTCAAACGTATTTGAACGGTTCACAAAGTTTGATGACCGTTCGAACTCAAAGACATGATGTTCTAACGGTTGTGTCCGATTTATATATGTTCTAATCCTTGATgattgttcgaacggttattattttcattttaataaaaaaatttaaaacaaaatagatatttatatttcaaaaatacatttcaaattgatcaatataaatataactaatCTAATAATTCCAGACAAGATAATAAAGaagtaataatactaataatattatcagtaaataatttaataaatcctAAAACTTatgcaaaacataaaaatcaattgcttggaggcctgaattgttgcataagcatctACATTTGGAGTTGTATCtctcttctgaactcttcttgttattctttttgttgttttatgtgAATCTCTATGTCTACTTGTTTcgtcaattgagcctctaacttaTGTTGTTTTGCAATCAATTCTTTGAATCTCGAATTCGTATTCTTTAACACAATGGCAGTAGTACTTGACGTTGATAAGAGTCTGAAGGCTGTACAAATGcaacccaaacccctcaaatatccttaacttttctttttattttttagaagagttaGGGCCACATATCCAGAGTGACCCTTACCTACTTTTATTAAACAatccctcacttatggtggaagAATACCGTGtaacaagaaaaccaaaactACTCAacttacaaagaaaaaattccaaaaaccaaaactaaaaaaccaaaaatgaaCCAAAAGCACAAAAAAACCAGAACCACTCTCAGCATCTAGGTTTGCGACCATGAGCACCCTCGCAGTGTAGGCAagctcattttatctaatcgaACTATACCCCGCAGTAACCTAGGCAACAAATGATTCATTCCATAATAACCCACCTAGCCTGGAACCAGACCTCTTCTCGCAAGGAATCTACTGCTTGATTACCTTCTCTAAACTGATGCACTACCTGATAGGATAACCCTTCAAGCTCATGAAATAGctcatcccaataatcccataAATACTATAATGTACAGTGACGATCACTAAGCCAGTCCGCTATCACCTTCGAGTCACATTCTAAGACAATATGCGAACCACCTAATTGTCTGCACATCTTCACGCCGTATAAAAGAGCACGCATCTCAGCCTCCGTGTTTGTTCCAACCCCAAAGTATTCTGAAAAGCAACAATAAGCACTCTGCAGTTGTCTCGCAccactccaccaccaccacacgTACCCGGATTACCCCTACAACTACCATCCATGTTCAATTTCCACCACCCAGCAGGTGGCTTTTGCCAAGCTACGAGCTAAACATGCTGAACAGAGCGATGCCAAACTGGGATGTCCAGTTCACGTAAATGTTACTCATTGACTGGGTCAATCAAGCTACTGTCATTCACAATAGCTCCCAGCCAAGTACGAATGGATGTCCAAACGCCCACCACATTTTCATGAATCCCTTCCATCCTTGCCCTACAACATCTTCTCCATAGGCACCAAGTTAAAATGCTTGGAAGCAGACCAATAATTATTCCTTTTTGCGTAGACTTCTTTGCACATGAAAACCACACTGTCACTCGACTCCAACATGTTCCTATTTGCATACACAGAACACCCATAGCTAAAGCAGCCATCCTCCACACCTGCTGTTCAAACTCACCAGTGGCCAGAACATGATCCAAAGTTTCCACTTGTGGCACCCCGTAGAAGTCACATTTCGAGGCTGGATAAACCCAAATCCACCaaaggatgtttagaaatgaagaataGTATGTGTTTTGTTGAAGAAACCCCTGAAATTGATAGATTTCAAGGGTTTTCAGGGTCGtggagttgactcagccatggttGAGCTCAATGTAAAATACGTTTGAATGACACCCGTTATCGTTTGAACGTattaatcaaaaccctaaaaatcgttcgaacactATTCATCAGTTCAAACAATCTGAACCAAAAGTGATGGTGTCCGTTCAACCACTACAAGGTCCATTCGAACACTAGTATCTGTCGTTCGATCAAGTTCAAATggtttgaacaaattaatttatattaacttattaatttattttcaacacATTTtcttgttctatcaattaatttattaatttagtacattttatcactaatgttgaatatatattttcttttttaaattttaggttgataataatgttttataagAGCTGTAAACATGGCAGATCAGGCGAACCTTCCAGTCATACAGTTTGAGAGTGGACTGTCTTACTGAAGTGgcaggtaaaactgtctgattttgtgcATCTTATATGGAAGGGTTATACCCTCCAATTAGTATTCAACGATCGTGGTTAGGCATTAATTGTAGATCAGAGAGAAGAACCAATGGAGCTCGTATCCTATATTGACATTGTCACTGAGTTCTATATAGTGCTTGGTGGTGCCAGCCCAGACAACAAAAGACATACAGGATCTCTGTCTGAGAAGCTCCACttatattttcagcggatgGACTCACTGAATATCTTGGTATTCCTAGAATGTGAGATGCCTATCTATACGTACtgcctagagagtctgatccttcGAGTGATATGGAAACGTCTCAGGACGAGGGATTAATTTACACAGATGAGGTAGATATCCTTACTGAACATGAGGTGAGAGACTTGATTGTTAGTCCAAAAGCTCCTATGTACAATGGGCCGAAGAGGATCAGGTAGgcagttttattttcttttttcaagatcatgaatctgATAATCACCAATAATATTGACCTTCGACAGCATAAGACTGAGGTTGGTATGGATCTAGAGAGATTTATGATACAGGTCGCTCGTGGCATTCCTATTGATCTCGTGGGATATATCTTCCAGATGATTTGATTAGAGGTTCGATACATTACGATAGATATATTGTCATTCAGGATCCTGATTACTCGATTTTTACTATATTCTGAAGTCATGCCAGATGTTGACGAGCATGTATAGGAGCCGATGAGACCGATCAACAGTACCGCCCTCTCATGCAGCACGGGCCACTCCGAACTTCATTTTCATGGACCTGTTCCTGATCGAGTCGATATTCAGAGGGATGCACAACCGGGAGATCTTGGAGTATCGGCTGGTAAGACATCTAAATAGGTCGAGACATCACGCACATCTACTCGTgaggagatggctgacataTTGGGTGCTAAGATCAGCAAACACACATTAGCGATGATCGATGCAGTGTATACTGAAGTTGCATACagagattaatgctagcatctctgagttacgtaaagagattaatgctagcatctcTGAATTACGTATAGAGATTCATGTCGTTACTGCGACTCAGGTCACCTtgagtactcgactgacacaagtAGAGACATGATTTTCTACAGTCAAGGATGTGTGGAGAGAGCTAGCATCATAATagtttatatcttttatttatttattttttttatttttgatatggacaatatatggtgttttgtaaatttgattaaattatgaattaaatattttttgtcttttctagatttattattgatttatattatgtggtgtatggatgataagtagaacaacttaattagtttaacaagaataaaataaaaataaaaataagaaaaataatacaaaataatttgaaaatatgttaagtAACATTAATCCTCTAACTAccatttgaacattttttttataggtttgaACATTTGTATACCATCCATTCGAACGATATAATATAATGTTCGAACGGGCAGTCAATGTCTCGCCAAAATGTATTGACTTAACCCGCTAATTTACCGTTCGATCATAAATAATATCTGTTCAAACATTGTTTAATGTTTCTGTATGTTAACATTGTTTAACTTTATAGTTTGAacctttttttatgttgtttgaatgttaagcCATTGTCCAGCTAAATTTTTTCACTGAATGCGCCAAATGATCGTTCGACTGTATATAATTTCCAtttgaatgtttattttatattgttcgaacgtttttctTACTAGGGACAAatttttttgtcccaaaatatatcGTTCGAACATGTTCAAACAGTAAATACATTCCATCATTTTTTAGGAATGAACTTTGAAATTTGTCCCTACATGTCACTTTTAGaatgattttcatttcgttCCAAATAAAAATCGTCTCAATAGTTCTTTTTCATTGTAGTAGTAATTGGATGTATAAAATGATTTAGTTCTTTATGAAGAAATGTAAAAGATGTgggaaatgttttatgagaaatgaaaacTCTTTTTAAAGAAACCCCCCTGCTCGAATCCCACCTtgaaatgttttatataaaatatataaatgaatgataaatacatgaatgaaaGCCTATGTAAGTATATTTTCACAATATGAAGTAATGTTATTGTGTATTtgacttaattttatttttctgtgtgTCCCACCTAGAAACGAAATGAGGACGAAGCAACAAGATGGACATGGCCAAAGGAAAAATGTGACATAAGCCTAGGCaggttttattaaatatatgaactcacattttgtaaaaggactgtataatttaattaattgaattttgctacaaactctcttttaaatttataaaataggtTTTATACTTTAACCATATAATCTTTGATACCCTAGAGAGGAAAGTAAAAGTTTGAAAAGGTTCAgtaattctcatcttattttttaaaactatttgtTAAAAGCTCCACCACAAGGATGTGCGTTAGACATTtagattatcaaaataaattagatgatcTTCTGGATCCTTATGGTAGGAAAATTAAATCCGAACcaattttctttatcttttatagATGTTTCATTTAGGTCAACCAAATATTTAGATATACGACATGTACATGACCAATGCCCTTTCATACCACACATGTgacatttttcttcatatttctttaTAGATTTATTCTGCAAACCTTTGTTTTCATCATGCTTTATCGCAGTGTGATTTCACTTCTGGtggtatgtaaattttttttcgaGAAAATTTGAATACACTCCCCTTGATTTCTATAGCCATTTCATCTACGTCCACGTCCATGACCACTATTTCCTTCATTAcaatgaaatgatatttgattTGCTTATGGGAATGGAATAGACCTAGTCGAATGAGACTAGTGTTTTTCATTAAGGTggggtttggatagtaagattagatgagataatattgttagaatattgttttttaatattattattgttatgataattgaaaattttgaattttttattgtattttatgcatgaatttgtgaaaattgtaatgagatgagatggattgagatgattttggtATCCAAACTGAGCCTAactactctttattttattcagCCAGTAAACAAGATATTAGTTTAGAATACTAGTGAACTTTTTCATTCAATATTCTTTGCTGCAGGAACACATTGGAGGCTtgaatatgttatttatttcattctgAACATATCCTTGTTAGTGGTTTTTTCTCTACACAATTTCaattgtaaagtttttttttttatttaatgtagaGTTTTATTCATTAATAATCTTGCAACTTTTGGTACATCCAATATTAATGAGCTTTTGGGAGGAATATCATTCTCTTTTGGTACACATGTCTcgtttaaagtattttttaaaattaatggaATTTCAATGGTGAGGGACtcagtttttagtttttctataCAGATGGTGGCGTAAGCAAATTATTGCTTTTGTGCGATCTTTTAAGGATGCTTCATTTcctttcttaataatatttctaagaTTCATTGCATTAAGATTAATCTCAGCATCAATGACCCATGAGAAATAATTGTTGCTGAAGACATTTGAGGGCAACAAATTcttgttttgtaaaatttgacATGATCTATAACAAATATACTAAATATtgaatacaaataattatttaaaatcaaactaatatataaaagttaaaaatattcatcacaatgatatagtaatattatacTCTATATAATATCACATAGATTATatcaagattttataaaataatttatattgcaATAAACAGATTTCAATagttatataagagaaagttaTAGATCGGAGAATGTTACGTAAGTATGTTACCAACAGGCAAAGGAACACAACGATTAGTTAGAGTATCATGTTGACaacatatgaaattaaaaaagaagtaaTAAGATAATTGAAAGATTACAATATAAGCTTAGCTCTTCAGGAGctcaatattattcatttctaattttttgtgttCTACAAATAATTCCCAATGCACCCTTTCATAGGCATTGCAAGACAATGAATATGAAAAAGTGATATATAAACTAATGACGTAAATTAATGATATACATTgattaatttaagaattgaaataATTCATACATTAATTGGCTAGAATTCTACGATGTGGAATCTAAATAGTTATACACCAACTTTATGTATACATttacaatattataactttttttataaccCTTTAtacaaccatattttaaattgaggataattttataaaataatgttatttttataagttattttataaatatatctctcCTATAAAACGTAATTGCGTAAAGATTTCTATGTGTATCATTTTcgttatttttcaaatctcggGACCCTATATCATAGCCACCACCTATTGCATAAATTAAACCACCTatagtttaataattttatatttattaaaactatttCTTGAAACGtacccatttttttataaatcaaaactAGCCAAAAGATTATGTTCCCGTTTCATGTttacaaatcaaaatttgaTCTCTGTATAATTTAGTGGAAGAATAGGTGTCCTCATTAGAATGAGATGACATTTGATTTCAAGAATTAAGCATATCAGTAGTTCCATGGTATATTCTCTACTATAAAAATAGAGTGGTGATACCATTTACTAAGATTGTTAATAGCAGAATTTCACAACACAAAGTGTTGGTTTTGGTAACTTTAGTGCAGCAACAGAGTAATGGAATGCAGAGAATAAGTTTGTTGCAGAAAACAATATGCGTTGCTTGTACTATTGCATTTCTCTGTAGAGTGCATGGCACTACCTATTTATAGTAAGTACAAAAGAATAAAGGGAATAACAATCCTAACTAATTTGTACAGTCTGTGCATAACAGAATTATAGcatattttattctagaagCTTCTTGCTGAGCGGGAGCATGACTAAGGTGGCTTGCTGTGATGACTATGAGTTGGAGCTGTAGTGGCTTGCTATGTCAATTCTAACAGCCCCCCACAAGATGGAGAGTGTATGTCAATAACTCCCATCTTGCACAATAATGAATAGAATGTTGGAGAATAGAGTGCTTTTGTGAGGATGCCGGCTAACTGGCAAGAAGAGGGTGTGTAGGCAGTTGAGATGATGCCCTCATGAATTTTATCCCGAATTATATGATAGTCTAATTCAATATGCTTGGTTCTTTCGTGAAAAACTGGGTTGGAGGCAATGTGGAGAGCAGATCTGCTGTCACAGTGAAGCGCGGCTGGTTGAGGGTGTGACACCATGAGATCAGCAAGTAAGTATTTTAACCAAACAAGTTCACAAGAAGTAGCAGCCATGGAGCGGTACTCTGCCTCTGCTGAACTACGAGAAACGGTGGTTTGCTTTTTGCACTTCCACGAAATAAGTGACTGCCCAAGGAACACACAATAACCAGTGGTGGATCTTCTTGTATCTGGGCATGATGCCCAATCGGAATCACAATAAGAGATTAATTGACAAGAAGATGAAGCAGGAAACAACAACCCTTGTCCAGGAGATTTTTTGACATAGTGCAGCACCTTGTATGCTGCTTGAAGGTGTGGAATCTGAGGGGCACTCATTTATTGACTGAGTAAGttaacagagaaagagagatcagGCCGTGTGATTGTTAAATAGAGAAGTCTCCCAATGAGTCTTCTAAATTCTGATGGGTCATGTAGCAATTGACCTTCATCCTTAGTGAGTTTGAGTTTCGGGTCCATGGGAATTGAGTTAGGTTTGCAAGATGTTAAACCAGCATCATCAAGTATGTCAAGGCAATACTTCCTTTGGCATAATTGAATGCCAGTTGAGTTGCGAGCCACCTCCAAATCAAGAAAGTATTTGAGTGTACCAagatctttaattttgaattttgactcTAAAAAAGCCTTGAGAGCTGAAATACCATGAGGATCATTGGAGGCTACAAcaatgtcgtcaacatatacaAGTAGAGCTAGGAAAGATGAACCACTTCTTTTAGTAAACAGACTGTAATCAGCTCTTGATTGAGCAAATCCAAATTGTAAcaaagaggaagaaaattttGCATACCATTGCCGAGAggcttgtttgagtccatacAAGCTTTTGTTTAATTTGCAAACCTTATTTTTTCCTTGAACTGAATATCCAGGGGGTATTTTCATGTAGACTTCTTCCTCCAATTCTCCATGTAAAAATGCGTTATGAACATCGAATTGATGGAGTTTCCAACCTTTAATGGCAGCCACGGCAAGTAAGGTTTTGATTGTAACAAGTTTTGCTACGGGTGAAAAAGTTTCATGGTAATCGAGACCCTCCTCTTGAGTGTAACCCTTGGAACTAAGCGGGCTTTGTGCCTTTCAATCTTGCCATCTGAattgtatttgattttgtaaACCGATTTTGAACCAATGGTCTTTTTTCCAATAGGCAGATCAATGACATCCCAAGTTTTGTTCAATTCTAAGGCAGTAATTTCATTATCCGTTGCAATACGCCAATCTAAGCTTTTTACAGCTTGTGCATAAGTAGAAGGTTCAATGTGATGAAGTATAGAAATGGCAAAAACAGCATGTTTAGGAGACAACTTAGCATGAGATAGGACAGAATGTAATGGATATAGAAGAGTTGTTAGTGAATTACCTTTGATCCTTGAGCTTGATAGGGAAGTAGTGGGTGTAATGACTTGTTGACAAGAATAGTCTTGGAGGTAAGCAGGagatttttttgtcttttggatTTACGGGAAGGGGTATTGGTTTTGGGTAGGTGAGAAGAGTGAGATGGTGCATTTTTGGCAATGAGGTCAGAATGGTTTATGGGAGAGGTGAGATTTGTTAAATCAGATTCTGTGGGGATATGAGCAGGAAATGAAGCAGTGGCTTGCTGTGGTGGAATATGTGCTGTTGAAGAATCGATAGGTGATGGTAATTGTGGTGGAGTTGGTTCTGGTGTAGGGTCGAGATGTGATGATAGGTGTGGTGGAGTTGGTTCTGGAGTAGGGTCGATATGTGCTAGTGGTTGAGCTGAGGTGGATTCTGGTGTAGGATCTAAAGGTtgtgttgatgaatgtgctgaGGGAAGGTCAAAATGTGAGTATGGGAAATGTGTGGTGGTATCGGTATTGGGAGGTAGAAATTGAGATGTGGGAAAGGATTGTGGAGTGTGAGATGTAGTTTTATAGGGAAAgatgttttcataaaaaatgatatcTCTGGAATAAAAAATGGATTGATTGAGTAAATCGAATAATTTGTATCCTTTGATGCCAAATGGGTATCCAAGCATGATGCATTTTCTTGCTCTAGAATCAAATTTATGTCTGTTGTGTTTTAGAGTGGATGCATAGCAAAGACAACCGAAAGTTCTCAAGTGTTGGTAGGctggtttggttttaaaaagCAGTTGGTAGGGactattgttttgtaaattggGTGATGGTGTTCTATTAATGAGATAGGTGGCGGTTAAAATACAATCATTCCAAAAAGATAAAGGAACACCAGATTGGAATTTCAAGGCACGAGCAACATTCAAAATGTATTGGTGCTTACGTTCTAcaaccccattttgttggggacTTTCAGCACAAGTTTTTTGGTGAACAATTcctttttgcataaaaaaattagtcaTTCAAAATTCACTTCCATTATCAGAACGAAGGACCTTAAGTTTTGTTTGGAATTGTGTTTCAATTAATGAACAAAAAGATTGAAGTAGAGGTCGAGTTTGggatttgtttttcattaaataGACCCAAGTGGATCTAGTAAAGTCATCAatgattgttaaaaaatattttgagccATCATATGCTATTTGGGAACAAggtccccaaatgtcacaatggaTGAGATCAAAAGGCTTGGAGGCACGGTTGTTACTTAAAGAAAAAGGTAATCTGTGATGTTTTGATAAATGACATGTAGAGCATGGAACAATGGAATTCATAGAAGGAAGAAGATGTAAATCTTTGTTTAATAAAGATAGACGTGAATCAGACAAGTGTCCCATTCTACAATGCCATAAATTGTGAAGATGTTGTTGAGATGTAATAGCAGCAGAAACAGGTTGATTATTGAAAGGTAAATTGGATAGGATGGAGGATAAGGCTGTGGGAGACACTCCTGCCAACCGAAGATGATAAAGACCATTGACAACctcacccttcccaatcgtgCTCCAAGAAGAAAGGTCCTGCACATAACACTCATTAGCAAAGAAAACAAAGCAAGAATTGATGTCCTGAGCTAATTTTTTTGCTGAGATGAGATTGTATTTAAAGGATGGAATgcataaaacatcatttagAGTGAAGGCAGAATTAAGGTTAACAATGCCTTTGTGAGTAACCTTGGTATAATTACCATTTGGAAAGTTGACTTTAAAATCAACTATTGTGGGTGAGGAAGTATAAAAGGAGGTGCagcagatcatatgatctgttgcacAGGTATCAATTATCCAAGGAATGTAAGATGAAGATTTTGTATTAGAAACTAAGAAGCAGGAAGATATACCAGACATGCTTGAAGGAGAAGGGCAGACTGGAGATGGATCGACGGATTGAACCTGATTTGCTGCTGGTTGTGTAGCGTGTGACTGGAGCAAGGCAATAAGATGCTGATATTGTTCCTTAGTTAGACTTGTTTGAGACTTCTCATTGATCTGTTCTTGTGATGAGAGACTAGTTTGGTTGATAGAGGGGTCAGACCCTTTGGATCGAGTGGCAAGTTTATGGCCAGGGGGGTAGCCATTCAATTTGTAACATCTCTCTGCAGTGTGACCAACGAGATGACAATGTGTACAGGTTGGTTTCTCAAGGTTTGGATTGGCCTTAAAACACTTTTCCAGAGAATGACCTGAAACTTtgcaaaaaatgcaaaataatttttcccGACGTTGGGAGTTAAAAGGTTTGGGAATATATCGGTTGGATGAATATTGAGTTTTGGTAGCTAAGGCCAAAGTGTCATGGAGATTGGGAGGGTTAGAGATTTGCTTACGTTTCTCTTCCTGTTGAACAAGAGCATAAACTTCACCTAATGATGGGGTGGGTTTGAGTAGGATAATTTGAGCTTTGATGTTCCCAAATGAGTCATGGAGTCCCATGAGAAATTTCATCATCCAATCACGTTGTTGATTCTCAAGGATAGGTTTCAGGGCACCACATGAGCATGATGGAATAGACTCAAAATTAAGAAGTTCATCAAACAAACCTTTCAATTTGGAGAAGTAGAGACTGACCGAATCATCACCTTGGGTGAGATTGTGAATGAGTTGTTTTAATTCATAAATGCGTGGCCCATTATGTTGGGCAAAACGTTGCTCAAGTTCAA
Protein-coding sequences here:
- the LOC118348601 gene encoding uncharacterized protein LOC118348601; amino-acid sequence: MTTENTTKINCNPKDPSSPYFLNHNDGPATLLTNHPLTVENYHSWACTVRRSLRIKKKLGFIDGTFLKPSSMDALSEPWLECNDMVITWLQNAMSLEIKNSVVYVDTAYNLWLELEQRFAQHNGPRIYELKQLIHNLTQGDDSVSLYFSKLKGLFDELLNFESIPSCSCGALKPILENQQRDWMMKFLMGLHDSFGNIKAQIILLKPTPSLGEVYALVQQEEKRPFFLEHDWEG